One genomic window of Verrucomicrobiales bacterium includes the following:
- a CDS encoding proprotein convertase P-domain-containing protein, producing MNQTLTETEGRISLRSPTHSRSQTLLLLILLFAFSLSPSHAATLRWTGAHISSGHWSRGANWDSGSPPQDGDTIVFPGGAARLSNTNDIANLRLVAVRFSGASGGYGLYGNGFTVTNSITATNSAGINGIGVARITLGRDLPFTVAQSGTTLSITSEVRLNGHDLSCHTVGSLGLGGAISGTGGVIKNDNGTLTLSGPDANTFTGDLVVNGGLVLLGKTGGLAVPNRLVVGGGPDTPHTDQVRNLADDQVNEVTINASGLWDLNGNKEVIADLVLNSGGDVDTGASGELILGIGADVSVVPSLTGLQDVSVITGNLNLLLGAHVISVAEGPVLPIDATDLRIDAVVSGLGGITKEGAGDLLLTGSNSFLALVTVNGGDLRLGHSSALGGSVVGTIVNNDAALVLLGNLAIADESLTLNSTGRTGVFNGSAVVDSVGTNQWSGEVRLERTARIDAGMNAALNFTGPIAGPGGITKEGDGTLQYSSASGNSYRGTTTVQAGTLWLDNSLTAFSGDLVVGDGMGGPAADRVVCNGGLQLPESQAVTIQSSGRLKTFFERLGSLAGSGELEPTVLLHFGLNNASTTFDGHILPSGGILYKFGTGVWTFNGLAEHNFTYLLSGDLVVNGDHRLPGLYLNALSSLSGEGKVGLLQCVGDISPGHTVGRLTVNQLHFFGPSTLHLELNGPLAGTSYDQLRVVNMADLGSTKLNLDLQYPPTIGESLIIVDNLGVDPIVDRFDGLPEGATIRVNQVPFVVSYHGGDGNDVSLTATNVSVSITETRIDGGNGNGVIDPGECNELSVGLMNETSTPMSVSRVVLDTTTPGVLITQQNTTYPGFAPLGRQINRVPFELRTLPGFDCGRKVELLLTLTVDTGAVFSIPLSLPSGGAGAPARFDNGANLALVDLGLTSSDVVVSNVVPYVGKVSVSLHATHPASGDLVLRLRSPSGTTVKLASNLGGTTDNYGTGCGESARTTFDDAAAVKIAAGVAPFVGSFTPEVPLSAFLGEDPNGTWTLLVNDTVAGDTGELRCWSLRISPPECSSGGSNCEGCVTNLTATLNADSSLLTQRLVRDGLASLCGSPKACPGSVAGLPLRYRTHTFTNNGPATCVTVGVTDRCRTNAPLHASAYLTRFDPADLCARYLGDVGSELRGSSGSFSFPVPADSLFVVVVTSPAALSSCGAYELEVHGLPCPVAPPHPCPEPRMSIRALTNNLVELSWPACPANFYQVAASTNLQTWKMASSPLAGPAQNGIMTWTTELSSPQEFFRLIVLPVTNSVVPTQAGIYRAQKFVHDGITRQYHLNIPTGYTHADPAPLMLALHGHNQTADSFSSNVPALGTYANSAGVILVFPDGTEDERGTGWNILPPSLENPVDDVGFLLALIDHLDATLGVDRKRVYAAGFSNGGQMCHRLAATTTNVFAAFAAVGSAVASPFGTDALVYQPPPLEPLPVMIVNATNDCKRPYWGGLNEDGVLQPAARDSVAHWTNANLCTPAPIITTNTFVTNQVRRVFADSCAGPYPGLNAAVTNQVIREHYQLTCTPGTEVVFVTLTDGGHAWTEAGDNVGFDASREVLEFFLSHCRCDVAGAQPLSVPTAPGQYELTFCDQGYSRLFRLQIPAGYQPAVPAPLAFVFHGGRQTVAEFSSQHPALFAKANAENLLLVLPEALDHPMTGDTLWADKPFLYVVDDRSFITNLLGALDAALNVDRLRVYAAGFSGGGEFSYWMGSTTTGVLAAVAAVGSQTGWVDPSTGSLVVPAPPLEPISVLMVRGSLDPERPFNGSATVFSAQQDVDYWVAGSGCTPPPTFTSGGNLSEWDYNPCAGTTQVTLVRVGGMGHIWPDAADGVTYDANVDVIDFLLSHSR from the coding sequence ATGAACCAGACATTAACGGAAACCGAGGGGCGAATCTCACTTCGTTCTCCGACCCACTCACGTTCGCAGACCCTGTTACTACTCATCCTCCTGTTCGCCTTTTCTTTGAGTCCAAGCCATGCGGCTACGCTTCGTTGGACGGGTGCGCACATTTCCAGCGGCCATTGGAGCCGCGGAGCGAATTGGGACTCGGGCAGTCCACCCCAGGACGGCGATACCATTGTTTTTCCAGGCGGGGCGGCTCGCCTCTCCAACACCAACGACATTGCCAACCTCCGCTTGGTAGCGGTCCGGTTCAGCGGGGCATCCGGCGGCTACGGTCTCTATGGAAACGGCTTCACGGTCACCAACAGTATTACCGCCACGAACTCGGCGGGAATCAATGGCATTGGCGTTGCTAGGATAACCCTCGGTAGGGACTTGCCCTTCACGGTTGCCCAGAGCGGCACAACCTTATCCATCACCTCGGAAGTGCGGCTCAACGGGCACGATCTGAGTTGCCATACCGTCGGCAGCCTGGGGCTTGGCGGTGCCATCAGCGGGACTGGTGGCGTCATCAAGAACGACAATGGAACACTCACTCTCTCCGGGCCGGACGCCAACACCTTTACAGGCGACTTGGTCGTGAATGGCGGACTGGTTCTGCTCGGCAAGACCGGTGGGCTGGCGGTGCCGAACCGGCTGGTCGTGGGTGGGGGTCCCGATACTCCTCACACCGACCAGGTTCGGAACCTGGCCGATGATCAGGTTAACGAGGTGACGATCAATGCCTCGGGGCTGTGGGATCTCAACGGAAACAAAGAGGTCATTGCGGACTTGGTGCTCAACTCGGGCGGGGATGTGGACACTGGAGCCTCGGGAGAGCTGATCCTGGGCATCGGTGCCGATGTGAGCGTGGTTCCGAGTCTCACAGGACTTCAGGATGTCTCGGTGATCACCGGCAACTTGAACCTGCTTCTGGGAGCGCATGTCATCTCGGTGGCGGAGGGCCCGGTGCTGCCCATTGATGCCACCGATCTGCGAATCGATGCGGTCGTCAGTGGGTTGGGGGGAATCACTAAGGAGGGTGCTGGAGATTTGCTGCTGACCGGCAGTAACAGCTTCTTGGCGCTCGTCACGGTCAATGGTGGGGATCTGCGCCTGGGGCATTCGTCGGCTCTGGGAGGATCTGTGGTGGGAACGATTGTCAACAACGACGCCGCCTTGGTGCTGCTGGGGAATCTGGCGATCGCGGATGAGTCCCTGACCTTGAACAGCACGGGACGGACTGGCGTGTTCAACGGGAGCGCGGTGGTGGATTCGGTGGGGACCAACCAATGGTCCGGCGAGGTGAGATTGGAAAGAACCGCACGTATTGATGCGGGGATGAATGCGGCGCTGAACTTCACTGGACCCATCGCCGGGCCCGGTGGCATCACCAAGGAGGGGGACGGCACGCTCCAATATTCATCGGCCTCCGGCAACAGCTATCGAGGGACGACAACGGTTCAAGCCGGAACACTGTGGCTGGACAACAGCCTCACCGCCTTCTCCGGCGACCTGGTGGTGGGTGATGGGATGGGTGGGCCTGCCGCTGACCGGGTGGTTTGCAACGGAGGACTTCAGCTTCCGGAAAGCCAAGCGGTCACGATTCAGTCCTCCGGACGATTGAAGACCTTCTTCGAGCGACTTGGTTCCCTGGCCGGATCCGGAGAGCTCGAACCAACCGTGCTTCTGCACTTCGGGTTGAACAACGCCTCGACGACCTTCGACGGCCATATTCTCCCGAGCGGCGGGATCCTCTACAAGTTTGGCACCGGCGTTTGGACCTTTAACGGACTGGCGGAGCACAACTTCACCTATCTCCTGTCAGGCGACCTCGTGGTGAACGGCGACCATCGGTTGCCGGGTCTCTACCTAAATGCATTGTCATCGCTCAGCGGTGAGGGGAAGGTCGGTCTTCTGCAGTGTGTGGGAGACATTTCTCCCGGCCACACTGTGGGCCGGCTCACGGTGAACCAGCTTCATTTCTTTGGCCCCAGCACGCTCCATCTCGAACTCAACGGGCCCTTGGCTGGGACGTCGTACGATCAACTCCGAGTGGTGAACATGGCGGATCTGGGATCCACCAAGTTGAATCTCGATCTCCAATACCCCCCAACCATCGGCGAGAGTCTCATCATCGTGGATAATCTCGGCGTGGATCCGATCGTAGATCGCTTCGATGGGCTACCGGAAGGGGCCACGATTCGGGTGAACCAAGTGCCGTTTGTCGTCAGCTACCACGGGGGTGATGGCAACGATGTCTCCCTGACCGCCACGAATGTCAGCGTCTCGATCACCGAAACCCGGATCGACGGCGGGAATGGCAACGGGGTCATCGATCCAGGGGAATGCAATGAACTCTCGGTGGGATTGATGAACGAAACGTCCACCCCGATGTCGGTCTCGCGGGTGGTCCTAGACACCACGACGCCTGGCGTTTTAATCACGCAACAGAACACAACGTACCCCGGATTCGCTCCGCTGGGGCGGCAGATCAATCGTGTGCCCTTTGAGTTGCGAACTCTGCCCGGGTTTGATTGTGGTCGAAAGGTTGAGCTCTTGCTCACGCTTACGGTGGATACCGGGGCGGTGTTCAGTATCCCGTTGTCACTGCCCAGCGGAGGAGCCGGTGCTCCTGCTCGGTTCGACAATGGGGCCAACTTGGCCTTGGTCGATCTGGGGTTGACCAGCTCGGATGTGGTAGTGTCGAACGTCGTGCCTTACGTCGGTAAGGTTTCCGTCTCGCTCCATGCCACCCACCCTGCGTCGGGCGATCTTGTGCTGCGGCTTCGCTCGCCTTCGGGGACGACCGTCAAACTGGCCAGCAACTTGGGAGGTACCACGGACAACTACGGCACCGGATGCGGCGAGTCCGCTCGGACCACGTTCGACGATGCGGCTGCCGTCAAGATCGCAGCTGGTGTCGCTCCGTTTGTGGGAAGCTTTACCCCGGAGGTTCCGTTGAGTGCTTTTCTGGGCGAAGATCCCAACGGGACGTGGACGCTTCTAGTGAACGACACCGTTGCGGGGGATACCGGTGAGCTGCGGTGCTGGTCGCTGCGGATCTCGCCCCCGGAATGCAGCTCCGGAGGAAGTAACTGTGAAGGCTGTGTCACCAACCTCACCGCCACGCTGAATGCGGACTCTTCGTTGCTGACTCAGCGGCTGGTGCGCGATGGCTTGGCCAGCCTGTGTGGCAGTCCCAAGGCTTGTCCGGGATCCGTGGCCGGACTTCCGCTTCGGTACCGAACCCACACCTTCACCAACAACGGCCCGGCCACGTGTGTGACGGTTGGCGTCACAGACCGTTGCCGTACGAATGCGCCGCTGCACGCGTCGGCGTATCTTACCCGGTTCGATCCAGCGGACCTCTGTGCTCGGTATCTGGGGGATGTGGGGAGTGAACTGCGCGGTTCCTCCGGGAGCTTTTCTTTCCCCGTGCCGGCCGATTCACTCTTCGTGGTGGTGGTGACATCCCCCGCCGCCTTGTCGTCCTGCGGCGCCTACGAATTGGAAGTTCATGGCCTGCCCTGTCCCGTGGCGCCTCCACATCCGTGCCCCGAGCCTCGGATGTCGATCCGAGCGCTGACGAACAACTTGGTGGAATTGAGTTGGCCGGCGTGCCCCGCCAATTTTTACCAAGTCGCAGCGAGTACCAACCTTCAGACGTGGAAGATGGCGAGCTCACCACTGGCTGGGCCTGCCCAGAACGGAATCATGACCTGGACGACTGAGTTGAGCTCGCCCCAGGAGTTCTTCCGCTTGATCGTGCTTCCCGTGACGAACTCGGTGGTGCCCACTCAAGCCGGGATCTATCGGGCTCAGAAGTTCGTCCACGACGGGATCACCCGGCAGTATCACCTCAACATTCCGACCGGTTACACCCATGCTGATCCGGCGCCTCTGATGCTGGCGTTGCACGGCCACAACCAAACCGCTGATTCGTTTTCATCGAACGTTCCTGCACTCGGCACGTATGCCAACTCAGCGGGAGTGATCCTGGTGTTTCCTGATGGGACTGAAGACGAGCGTGGGACAGGCTGGAATATCCTCCCTCCTTCCCTCGAGAATCCCGTCGATGATGTCGGGTTCCTCCTGGCGCTCATCGACCATTTGGACGCAACGCTGGGGGTGGATCGAAAGCGGGTCTATGCCGCGGGGTTCTCTAACGGCGGGCAGATGTGTCATCGGTTGGCGGCCACGACCACGAATGTGTTTGCGGCGTTTGCAGCCGTCGGGTCCGCGGTTGCCAGTCCGTTTGGCACCGATGCCTTGGTGTATCAGCCGCCTCCCTTGGAACCCCTGCCGGTAATGATTGTCAACGCAACCAACGACTGCAAACGTCCCTACTGGGGAGGCTTGAACGAGGATGGCGTGCTGCAGCCGGCCGCTCGGGATTCGGTGGCGCACTGGACCAATGCCAATCTCTGCACCCCGGCACCCATCATCACCACGAACACCTTTGTGACCAATCAGGTTCGGCGTGTGTTCGCTGACAGCTGTGCTGGGCCCTATCCAGGCTTGAATGCCGCGGTGACAAACCAGGTCATCCGAGAGCATTACCAGCTGACCTGCACTCCCGGCACCGAGGTCGTCTTCGTGACCCTGACCGACGGTGGCCACGCTTGGACCGAGGCGGGGGATAATGTGGGATTTGATGCCAGCCGGGAGGTTTTGGAGTTTTTTCTGAGCCACTGCCGCTGCGATGTGGCTGGGGCTCAGCCTCTCTCAGTGCCCACCGCGCCTGGCCAATACGAACTGACGTTCTGCGACCAGGGCTACAGCCGCCTGTTCCGACTTCAGATTCCGGCGGGATATCAGCCGGCGGTCCCCGCTCCGCTGGCTTTCGTGTTTCACGGAGGCCGCCAAACTGTGGCCGAGTTCAGCTCCCAGCATCCGGCTTTGTTCGCCAAGGCGAATGCCGAGAACCTGCTTTTGGTGCTACCCGAAGCGCTTGATCATCCCATGACTGGTGACACCTTGTGGGCGGATAAGCCGTTTCTTTACGTGGTGGACGACCGTTCGTTCATCACCAATCTTTTGGGCGCCCTCGATGCCGCTCTCAATGTGGACCGCCTGAGAGTCTATGCCGCTGGTTTTTCCGGTGGCGGCGAGTTCAGCTATTGGATGGGAAGCACGACCACCGGCGTGCTCGCCGCTGTGGCGGCCGTGGGTTCCCAAACGGGCTGGGTGGATCCTTCCACGGGATCGTTGGTTGTGCCAGCCCCGCCGCTCGAACCCATATCCGTGTTAATGGTTCGTGGGAGCCTGGATCCGGAGCGTCCGTTCAACGGCAGCGCCACCGTCTTCTCCGCCCAGCAAGATGTGGACTATTGGGTCGCCGGCAGCGGCTGCACTCCTCCGCCCACGTTCACGAGTGGAGGAAACCTGAGCGAATGGGATTACAACCCTTGTGCCGGCACGACACAAGTCACCTTGGTGCGCGTGGGGGGAATGGGCCACATCTGGCCGGACGCGGCCGATGGAGTGACCTATGACGCCAATGTTGACGTGATCGACTTCCTCCTCAGCCATAGTCGATAG
- a CDS encoding serine/threonine protein kinase — translation MSNPCPSPETLEAFARGSLATPALESIELHLHGCRSCAESLESLTRGQLLGLLGDLPSASPLAQAPPGSPVLDTLIRQAVISQDQSCGCDDDASNSQVLRRLDPPLSAGSLGVFAGYEILDLAGSGGMGLVLKARDRTLHRTVAIKVLYPQRGEDRLSDRFLAEARAVAAMHHDHIVTVYHAGTEKGLSYLVMPFHGEGTLADLLTKTPRLTWEQVARVGMQLAQALAAMHSVGILHRDIKPSNVLLEQGLERVRLADFGLAKPIHGPASEPTHRSIAGTPHYMAPEQARGEPMDARSDLFALGALLHRLAAGTTLYEGDSSAEVLQLAAQGNRKPIRERAPEIPAHLGAIIDRLAARRPEDRFSSADEVTHALRVVLQPGRRIAVWVGRAAAVLAGLSLVAGSALAGLELTGRTTFINARLCERNGHEFFIRGRWGTFATLPDAVQACRDGETVELRFSGEKVIDSFRVGTKSMTLRAADRYVPVLVATNESQPFILADAPLTIEGVTLLRRSNRINIFPLISAEGAPVSLLNCRVLRAQSQGETMLLRAGKLVPSDDGSRTHRPLIVLSAGSSALLRNCLVLARQGSAVGIWGAPRGPIKVHTENCLFIIHRAYTLRPDPGSEAEFRTSNSVIVTRNLLDLDDAKNLSRVVAIWDSTLIDRSDGALLRLTDYVPGEWPAALRWTETKVVYAGKGVFLADRRGRQIDSESVWNERMQLKPGSHTLSEVELFQHARIRSSLRVSASDVEIDEAASERQFVGFAPQHVGEGDPYELFRREPAYQAWREDVETTARRWSESNRGRR, via the coding sequence ATGAGTAACCCCTGTCCTTCCCCAGAAACACTCGAGGCCTTTGCTCGCGGCAGCCTCGCCACACCCGCCCTGGAGTCGATCGAGCTGCACCTCCACGGGTGCCGGTCCTGTGCCGAGTCGCTGGAAAGCCTGACCCGGGGCCAGCTGCTGGGTCTGCTAGGCGACCTGCCAAGCGCCTCGCCCCTAGCGCAAGCGCCGCCGGGATCTCCGGTTCTCGACACGCTCATCCGCCAGGCGGTAATAAGCCAAGATCAGTCCTGCGGTTGCGACGACGACGCTTCGAACTCCCAGGTTTTGCGGCGACTCGATCCACCCCTCTCCGCAGGTTCACTCGGAGTGTTCGCTGGCTACGAAATCCTCGACCTGGCAGGCAGCGGTGGCATGGGCCTCGTGTTGAAGGCACGAGACCGGACGCTGCATCGCACCGTGGCCATCAAGGTCCTCTATCCCCAAAGGGGAGAAGACCGGCTTTCCGATCGGTTTCTCGCGGAAGCCCGGGCTGTGGCCGCCATGCACCATGACCACATCGTCACGGTCTACCACGCCGGGACCGAAAAGGGGTTGTCCTACCTGGTCATGCCCTTCCATGGGGAAGGGACTCTCGCCGACCTCTTGACCAAGACTCCCCGACTGACCTGGGAGCAGGTGGCGCGCGTGGGAATGCAGCTGGCTCAGGCGCTGGCCGCCATGCACTCCGTCGGCATCCTCCATCGGGATATCAAACCCTCCAACGTCCTGCTCGAGCAGGGGCTGGAACGGGTGCGCCTCGCGGACTTCGGGCTGGCCAAACCTATCCACGGGCCCGCCTCGGAACCCACCCATCGGTCGATTGCCGGAACCCCCCACTACATGGCCCCCGAGCAAGCACGAGGTGAACCGATGGACGCGCGAAGTGATCTCTTCGCCTTGGGCGCCTTGCTGCATCGACTCGCCGCCGGCACCACACTCTACGAGGGGGACTCTTCCGCAGAGGTCCTGCAGCTCGCCGCCCAAGGAAACCGGAAACCCATTCGTGAACGAGCGCCCGAGATCCCGGCCCATCTGGGCGCGATCATCGATCGGTTGGCGGCCCGAAGGCCGGAGGATCGTTTCTCCTCTGCCGATGAAGTGACCCATGCCTTGCGCGTGGTGCTGCAGCCAGGCCGTCGAATCGCGGTATGGGTAGGTCGGGCCGCCGCCGTGCTGGCCGGCCTGTCTCTGGTCGCGGGCTCCGCTCTGGCCGGCCTCGAGCTCACCGGCCGCACGACGTTCATCAACGCACGCCTCTGCGAGCGCAACGGACACGAGTTCTTCATCCGGGGCCGATGGGGAACGTTCGCCACCTTGCCGGATGCGGTCCAAGCTTGCCGTGACGGGGAGACCGTCGAGCTGCGGTTCTCGGGCGAAAAGGTCATTGATTCGTTTCGGGTGGGCACAAAGTCGATGACGTTGCGGGCCGCCGATCGATATGTTCCGGTGCTGGTGGCGACCAACGAAAGCCAACCGTTCATCCTGGCCGACGCCCCTTTGACCATTGAGGGAGTCACCCTGCTTCGGCGCTCCAATCGGATCAACATCTTCCCGCTGATCTCAGCGGAGGGTGCCCCGGTCTCACTGTTGAACTGCCGCGTGCTCCGGGCTCAGTCTCAAGGGGAGACGATGTTGTTGCGGGCCGGAAAGCTGGTTCCCTCGGACGACGGATCCCGGACGCATCGACCTCTGATCGTCCTTTCCGCCGGCAGCTCCGCGCTGCTGCGAAACTGTCTGGTGCTGGCCCGACAGGGCAGCGCGGTCGGCATCTGGGGAGCGCCGAGGGGCCCAATCAAGGTCCACACCGAGAACTGCCTCTTTATCATTCACCGCGCCTACACCCTTCGCCCCGACCCCGGAAGCGAGGCCGAGTTCCGCACCTCGAACAGCGTCATCGTAACCCGCAACCTGCTCGATCTCGACGACGCCAAGAACTTGAGTCGGGTCGTGGCAATCTGGGACAGCACTCTCATCGATCGCAGCGATGGAGCCCTCCTCCGGCTCACCGACTACGTCCCGGGGGAATGGCCAGCGGCGCTGCGCTGGACGGAGACGAAGGTGGTCTACGCCGGCAAGGGCGTTTTTCTGGCCGACCGGCGGGGGCGACAAATCGATTCCGAATCGGTCTGGAATGAGCGGATGCAACTCAAGCCGGGCAGCCATACCCTTTCCGAGGTGGAATTATTCCAGCACGCCCGCATTCGCTCGAGCCTGCGCGTGAGCGCGAGCGACGTGGAGATCGACGAAGCGGCATCCGAACGACAATTCGTTGGTTTCGCCCCCCAGCATGTCGGCGAAGGCGATCCGTATGAGTTGTTCCGTCGTGAGCCCGCTTATCAGGCATGGAGGGAAGACGTCGAAACGACGGCGCGCCGATGGAGTGAGAGCAACCGCGGAAGGAGGTAG
- a CDS encoding sigma-70 family RNA polymerase sigma factor: protein MRTRPSLLLRLRDAGDEAAWSQFVGIYTPLIFAFCRGRGLSETDAGDVSQEVLKAVAGAISRFQYDPQRSSFRNWLFTVVRSKLNNFFATQARHPRPAGETTLQQLAETEAESRLEETWRREYQLNLVRWAAGQIQTEFKPQTWDAFWRTAILDETAETVAQELGLTLNALYIARSRVTLRIRQLVQTVEEGSPLFEGLAHE from the coding sequence ATGCGAACTCGACCCTCCTTGCTGCTCCGCCTGCGTGACGCGGGCGATGAAGCGGCATGGTCTCAGTTTGTCGGGATCTACACGCCGCTTATCTTCGCGTTCTGCCGCGGCCGGGGTCTCTCCGAAACCGATGCCGGCGATGTCTCGCAAGAGGTGCTGAAGGCGGTGGCCGGGGCTATTTCTCGCTTTCAGTACGACCCGCAGCGCAGCTCCTTTCGCAACTGGCTGTTCACCGTTGTCCGCAGCAAACTGAACAACTTTTTCGCCACCCAGGCACGACATCCCCGCCCCGCGGGCGAAACAACACTGCAACAGCTGGCTGAAACCGAGGCCGAGAGCCGACTGGAAGAAACCTGGCGGCGTGAGTACCAGCTCAATCTGGTGCGTTGGGCGGCCGGACAAATCCAGACCGAGTTCAAACCCCAAACCTGGGATGCCTTCTGGCGAACCGCCATTCTGGACGAGACGGCCGAGACTGTCGCCCAAGAACTTGGCTTGACCCTCAACGCACTGTACATCGCCCGCTCCCGGGTGACCCTGCGCATACGACAGCTCGTGCAAACCGTGGAAGAAGGGTCCCCTCTCTTCGAGGGTTTGGCACATGAGTAA
- a CDS encoding sigma-70 family RNA polymerase sigma factor, giving the protein MSQETNHREPSWDSAGMFQTTHWSAVLAAGRSETPQAAVALEALCRVYWYPLYAYVRRQGHSAHDAQDLTQEFFSRLLQKNYLQLADQERGRFRSFLLKSLQNFLVNEWVRGQAQKRGGGAPLLPLDEAVAERLYQQESTNRTSAETLFDKRWAMTLLERALQQLQADYAAAGKGELFQQLQSLLLNEGSAECYRTLGGQVGLSEGAVKVAVHRLRHRFKEAVRSEVAQTVATAGEVDEELRCLMTAMIE; this is encoded by the coding sequence ATGTCACAGGAGACCAACCATCGGGAGCCGAGCTGGGATTCGGCGGGAATGTTCCAGACGACGCACTGGAGCGCGGTCCTGGCGGCGGGTCGATCTGAAACCCCGCAGGCGGCCGTCGCCCTGGAGGCGCTTTGCCGGGTGTACTGGTATCCGCTTTATGCTTACGTTCGACGACAGGGCCACAGTGCGCACGATGCTCAGGACCTGACTCAGGAATTCTTTTCGCGTCTCCTGCAGAAGAACTACCTTCAACTGGCGGACCAGGAGCGAGGCCGCTTTCGCTCGTTCCTGCTTAAGTCACTTCAAAATTTTCTCGTTAACGAATGGGTGCGAGGCCAGGCTCAGAAGCGTGGGGGAGGGGCTCCGCTCCTGCCCTTGGACGAGGCGGTTGCCGAGCGGCTCTATCAGCAGGAGTCGACGAACCGCACATCTGCCGAGACCTTGTTCGACAAGCGGTGGGCCATGACCTTGCTCGAGCGGGCACTCCAGCAGTTACAGGCGGACTATGCCGCGGCCGGCAAGGGGGAGCTATTCCAGCAGCTTCAGTCGCTGCTGCTGAACGAGGGCTCCGCGGAATGCTATCGAACCCTCGGTGGCCAGGTCGGGCTGAGCGAGGGTGCGGTGAAGGTAGCCGTTCACCGGCTGCGCCATCGGTTTAAGGAGGCGGTGCGATCCGAGGTCGCCCAGACGGTGGCGACGGCGGGCGAGGTGGATGAGGAGTTGCGCTGCTTGATGACCGCGATGATTGAATAA